The proteins below are encoded in one region of Apium graveolens cultivar Ventura chromosome 4, ASM990537v1, whole genome shotgun sequence:
- the LOC141721720 gene encoding putative E3 ubiquitin-protein ligase ARI2 isoform X1: MDHSESSEDEYFNCDNDYTFHEEVLFSEPPSSHKVIRKESLLAAQREDLQKVMDLLSVKEHHARTILIHYRWNVEKVLMVFVDKGNELYAEAGITLKEHDGQSLFQISSKVTCYICIEEVSAIETTTMDCGHCYCNNCWTEHFIVKINEGQSRRVRCMAEKCNEICDEGKVKSLVSARDPVLAEKFDCFLLQSYIDDNKKVKWCPSIPHCGNAIRVEDDQYCEVECACGLQFCFNCSAEAHSPCSCMMWELWRKKCMDESETVNWITVNTKPCPHCHKPVEKNGGCNRVQCICGQAFCWICGCEYAWNGVQGHSCVRYKDDYHAVNTEQARTELLRYIHYHNHFKAHIDSLKAECKLKRITQEKISHLEAKKVKATCFAWLNNGLYRLSRSRRILSYSYPLGYYMFGNGLLKDEVPKHVREMKQNLFEDQQEQLELIVEQLSMSLELPFHEYSEYKFAETKIRIIDLSGIADKCCKQLYECIDNELLGELHQAIHIIAPYRPYGVERASEISSESSDENVLTGRSVARPCQPSSSSQNFYDGSSGSTKRIKISKEEPGWV, encoded by the exons ATGGATCACAGTGAGAGCAGCGAAGATGAGTACTTTAACTGTGACAATGATTATACTTTCCATGAAGAAGTTCTCTTTTCTGAACCCCCTTCATCTCATAAG GTGATAAGAAAAGAATCTTTGCTGGCTGCACAG AGGGAAGACCTACAAAAGGTTATGGACTTGTTGTCTGTGAAAGAACACCATGCACGGACCATACTCATTCATTATCGTTGGAATGTTGAAAAGGTCCTCATGGTGTTTGTGGACAAGGGAAATGAGTTGTATGCAGAAGCAGGTATAACATTGAAGGAGCATGATGGTCAATCCTTATTTCAGATTTCATCTAAGGTGACATGCTACATTTGCATAGAGGAAGTTTCAGCCATTGAGACAACAACAATGGATTGTGGCCATTGTTATTGCAATAACT GTTGGACTGAACATTTCATTGTGAAAATAAACGAGGGCCAGAGTAGACGTGTCAGATGCATGGCAGAAAAGTGCAATGAAATTTGTGATGAAGGTAAAGTCAAAAGTTTAGTCAGTGCCAGAGATCCTGTTCTTGCTGAGAAGTTTGACTGCTTTCTCCTACAGTCATACATAGACGATAATAAGAAGGTGAAATGGTGCCCTAGCATTCCTCATTGCGGAAATGCAATACGTGTTGAGGATGATCAGTACTGTGAGGTTGAATGTGCATGTGGCCTGCAATTCTGCTTTAATTGTTCAGCTGAAGCACACTCACCTTGTTCATGTATGATGTGGGAGCTTTGGCGCAAGAAATGCATGGATGAATCAGAGACAGTAAATTGGATTACTGTCAATACAAAACCCTGCCCACATTGTCACAAACCAGTGGAGAAGAATGGTGGATGTAATCGAGTACAATGTATCTGTGGGCAAGCATTCTG TTGGATTTGTGGATGTGAATATGCATGGAATGGTGTTCAAGGTCACAGTTGTGTGCGATACAAAGATGATTACCATGCAGTAAATACTGAACAAGCAAGGACAGAACTTTTGCGCTATATTCACTATCACAATCATTTTAAAGCTCATATTGACTCTCTAAAAGCTGAATGTAAGCTGAAAAGAATAACCCAGGAGAAGATATCACATCTGGAAGCAAAGAAAGTGAAGGCCACATGTTTCGCATGGTTAAATAACGGCCTTTACAGACTCTCCAGATCAAGGAGGATTCTCTCTTATTCCTATCCTTTGGGTTATTACATGTTTGGTAATGGACTGCTGAAGGATGAAGTGCCGAAGCATGTCAGGGAAATGAAACAGAACTTGTTTGAGGACCAGCAGGAGCAGCTTGAGTTAATTGTTGAGCAACTCTCTATGTCTCTGGAGCTTCCATTTCATGAGTATTCTGAGTATAAGTTTGCGGAAACCAAAATTAGGATCATTGATTTGTCTGGGATTGCTGACAAGTGCTGCAAACAATT GTATGAGTGCATTGATAATGAATTATTAGGGGAACTGCATCAGGCAATTCATATTATAGCTCCTTATAGGCCGTACGGTGTGGAGCGTGCATCCGAGATTTCTAGCGAAAGCTCCGATGAAAACG TGTTGACAGGGAGATCTGTGGCAAGACCTTGTCAGCCGTCTTCTAGCTCTCAGAACTTTTACGACGGGAGTAGTGGTTCAACTAAGCGCATAAAAATAAGCAAAGAAGAGCCGGGATGGGTCTAG
- the LOC141721722 gene encoding protein JINGUBANG-like encodes MFGGANSLPSKVGNRLHSDPNMSSTSSIEDGDHSDYNNRNSSFSAYDPSRLSCEGSPMMMSPWNQSSPFAKSPWSNFDEIDAKSGGAPPSGLIGSLVREEGHIYSLAAINGLLYTGSDSKNIRVWKDLKEYSAFKSNSGLVKAIIICGGKIFTGHQDGKVRVWKVQSKDPSLHKRCGTLPTMMDIFKCSIKPKNYIEVKRNKTTLWIKHCDAISCLSMSQPQGLLYSASWDRTFKVWRVENSKCLESVKAHEDAVNSIVAGPDNLVFTGSADGSVKVWKREPHGKVTKHVLIQTLLDQESAITSLAVNAPNTVLYCGSSDGNVNFWECDKQLAHGGVLKGHKLAVLCLEAAGPLLFSGSADKNICVWRREGSAHNCLSVLTGHTGPVKCLTVEKDRESTDSDPKWVVYSGSLDKSVKVWSVAEQAPDMGQMSSGWDSIPSAKY; translated from the coding sequence ATGTTTGGTGGAGCTAACAGTCTGCCTTCAAAAGTAGGCAACAGGCTGCATTCTGATCCTAACATGTCATCTACGTCGTCTATTGAAGATGGAGATCATTCTGATTACAATAACAGAAATAGCAGTTTCTCGGCCTATGATCCTTCGAGGTTAAGCTGTGAGGGATCACCAATGATGATGTCTCCTTGGAACCAATCCTCTCCTTTTGCAAAATCTCCTTGGTCTAATTTTGATGAAATTGATGCTAAAAGTGGTGGTGCTCCCCCGTCTGGCCTTATTGGTTCCCTTGTTCGCGAGGAGGGACACATTTACTCGTTGGCTGCTATCAATGGTCTCTTGTACACAGGCTCTGACAGCAAGAACATTCGTGTGTGGAAGGATTTGAAAGAGTATTCAGCGTTTAAATCCAACAGCGGATTGGTTAAGGCTATTATAATTTGCGGTGGCAAGATTTTCACAGGTCATCAAGATGGCAAGGTTCGTGTTTGGAAGGTCCAATCGAAGGATCCTAGTCTGCACAAGAGATGTGGCACATTGCCTACAATGATGGACATTTTCAAATGCTCCATAAAACCGAAGAATTACATTGAGGTTAAGCGTAACAAGACTACTCTCTGGATTAAACATTGTGATGCCATATCTTGTTTAAGCATGAGTCAGCCACAAGGCCTTCTCTATTCTGCTTCATGGGACCGCACTTTTAAGGTGTGGAGGGTCGAGAACTCAAAATGCCTAGAGTCAGTAAAAGCCCATGAGGATGCTGTCAACTCTATCGTTGCAGGACCAGACAACCTAGTCTTCACAGGCTCCGCTGATGGTAGTGTTAAGGTATGGAAGAGAGAGCCTCATGGGAAAGTCACAAAACACGTTCTTATACAGACACTCCTCGATCAAGAGTCTGCTATAACATCACTAGCTGTCAATGCACCTAACACAGTACTATACTGTGGATCCTCTGATGGAAACGTGAATTTCTGGGAATGCGATAAGCAGTTGGCTCATGGAGGTGTTCTCAAGGGACACAAACTTGCAGTTTTGTGCCTTGAAGCTGCAGGGCCTCTGTTGTTCAGTGGATCTGCAGATAAAAACATCTGTGTGTGGAGAAGGGAGGGATCAGCTCACAACTGTCTGTCGGTCTTAACAGGCCACACCGGACCAGTCAAGTGTTTGACAGTCGAGAAGGATCGTGAGTCAACAGACAGTGATCCAAAATGGGTGGTTTACAGTGGCAGCCTAGACAAATCAGTTAAGGTGTGGAGTGTAGCTGAGCAAGCCCCTGATATGGGTCAGATGTCGTCAGGCTGGGATTCGATACCATCAGCAAAATACTAA
- the LOC141721721 gene encoding inactive protein kinase SELMODRAFT_444075-like, with the protein MFPPKISQPTPPENSPPANVIVAVKAEKVISKTALAWTLTHGVRSGDCIILLAVFPAQKTGRKFWSFSKLKKDNRNDERSKLPDQVFQISESCSQMVLQFRDQIEVIVRIKVVLGTPSGVVAAEAKRNEATWVVLDKKLKQERIHCIEELQCNIVVMKGSHPKVVRLNLAYSDDIKTPFFSASSSPDSSMSQGYRKRHSTPSSSPEEPCTSYTRSSDEISGSSSDTMAYFVYEQNPLFEKPHKVKHAPFKITDMDNPHATVYSEEERVIALSTAQKSNIDGTPKRVIWIPQNHVVDQQKPRSRCSRNYPQTKPVNCKIELHKQLQFDQDANIARAKLQQTQEHMDISSIREAVSLARTSSTPPPLCSLCQHKAPAFGKPPIRFQYEELQEATNGFSDLNFLAEGVFGLVHKGILKNGQVVAIKQLKFSGSQGDADFCKEVRILNCAQHRNVVLLVGFCVQGKRRALVYEYICNNSLDFHLHENKRTPLQWHTRLKIAIGTARGLRYLHEDCRVGRIAHRDMRPSNILLTHNFEPLVADVGLLRLHTEWDIVCEEQNIETLRYLAPEYFNNGNITEKADIYAFGLVLLELITGQRTVELQCYKIEDHSFSENIDPLPSLEAVNILTNLHQLLDPSLHSHQHGNMPSEVQAMGQAAFLCLRQDPESRPPMSKVLRILEGGETVMPVGLDSQSVGNRSAHMSSLISYTPPESRMPHSRQLSH; encoded by the exons ATGTTCCCGCCGAAAATTTCGCAACCTACTCCGCCGGAAAATTCGCCGCCGGCGAACGTGATCGTCGCCGTAAAGGCTGAGAAAGTGATCTCCAAGACCGCCTTGGCTTGGACTCTCACTCACGGCGTTCGCTCCGGCGACTGCATTATTCTGTTGGCTGTTTTTCCCGCCCAAAAAACCG GGAGGAAGTTTTGGAGTTTTTCGAAGTTGAAAAAAGATAATAGGAATGATGAGCGTTCGAAATTGCCAGATCAAGTGTTTCAGATCTCGGAGTCTTGTTCGCAGATGGTGCTTCAGTTTCGTGATCAAATCGAG GTCATAGTGCGGATTAAGGTGGTATTAGGTACGCCTTCTGGAGTCGTGGCAGCTGAAGCAAAAAGAAATGAAGCTACCTGGGTCGTATTGGACAA GAAACTGAAGCAAGAGCGTATACATTGTATAGAGGAACTTCAGTGCAACATTGTAGTAATGAAGGGTTCTCATCCAAAAGTTGTTAGACTCAATTTGGCGTACTCAGATGATATTAAAACgcctttcttttctgcttcttcatCGCCAGATTCTTCAATGTCGCAAGGCTACAGGAAGAGGCATTCTACTCCTTCAAGCAGTCCTGAGGAACCATGTACCTCATATACAAGGTCGTCAGATGAAATTTCAGGATCAAGTTCAGACACGATGGCTTACTTTGTCTACGAACAAAATCCTCTTTTTGAAAAACCTCATAAGGTAAAGCATGCACCATTTAAAATAACTGATATGGACAATCCACATGCTACAGTCTATTCTGAGGAGGAGAGGGTGATTGCTCTCTCTACTGCCCAAAAGTCAAACATAGATGGTACTCCTAAAAGAGTTATATGGATTCCCCAAAACCATGTTGTTGATCAACAGAAGCCCAGAAGTAGATGCTCCAGAAACTACCCCCAAACCAAACCTGTTAATTGTAAAATTGAACTTCATAAACAGCTTCAATTTGATCAAGATGCAAATATAGCACGAGCGAAGCTCCAACAGACTCAAGAGCACATGGATATCAGTAGCATTAGAGAGGCAGTATCTTTAGCTAGAACTTCCTCGACACCGCCTCCTCTGTGTTCATTATGCCAACACAAGGCACCAGCTTTTGGTAAACCTCCAATACGATTTCAATATGAGGAGTTACAAGAAGCTACAAACGGGTTCTCAGATTTGAATTTCTTGGCAGAAGGTGTGTTTGGGTTGGTCCATAAAGGGATACTAAAAAACGGACAGGTGGTTGCAATCAAGCAGCTTAAGTTTTCTGGGTCTCAAGGTGATGCTGATTTCTGTAAGGAGGTGAGGATATTAAACTGCGCACAGCATAGGAATGTTGTGCTGTTGGTTGGCTTTTGTGTTCAAGGAAAAAGAAGAGCATTAGTATACGAgtacatatgcaacaattcacTGGACTTTCACTTGCATG AAAACAAAAGAACCCCACTGCAATGGCATACACGTTTGAAGATAGCTATTGGGACAGCAAGAGGCTTGCGATATCTACATGAAGATTGCAGAGTTGGTCGTATAGCTCATAGGGACATGAGACCTAGCAACATACTTTTGACTCACAACTTTGAACCACTG GTTGCTGATGTTGGACTTCTAAGACTGCACACTGAGTGGGATATTGTTTGTGAGGAGCAAAACATCGAAACTTTACG GTACCTTGCACCTGAGTACTTTAACAATGGAAATATTACAGAGAAGGCTGACATATATGCATTTGGATTGGTACTGTTAGAGCTAATTACTGGTCAAAGAACTGTGGAGTTGCAATGCTACAAGATTGAAGACCACTCATTTTCGGAAAACATTGACCCTCTACCCTCTTTGGAAGCTGTAAATATTTTAACAAATTTGCATCAACTGCTGGACCCGTCCTTGCACTCTCATCAACATGGTAACATGCCCAGTGAAGTGCAAGCAATGGGTCAGGCTGCGTTCCTCTGTCTACGACAAGATCCAGAATCAAGACCTCCCATGTCAAAG GTCCTCCGAATACTAGAAGGTGGAGAAACAGTTATGCCTGTGGGTTTGGACTCGCAGTCAGTTGGTAATAGAAGTGCACACATGAGTAGTCTAATATCATACACACCGCCTGAATCAAGAATGCCACATTCTCGGCAGCTTTCTCACTGA
- the LOC141721720 gene encoding putative E3 ubiquitin-protein ligase ARI2 isoform X2 yields the protein MDHSESSEDEYFNCDNDYTFHEEVLFSEPPSSHKVIRKESLLAAQREDLQKVMDLLSVKEHHARTILIHYRWNVEKVLMVFVDKGNELYAEAGITLKEHDGQSLFQISSKVTCYICIEEVSAIETTTMDCGHCYCNNCWTEHFIVKINEGQSRRVRCMAEKCNEICDEGKVKSLVSARDPVLAEKFDCFLLQSYIDDNKKVKWCPSIPHCGNAIRVEDDQYCEVECACGLQFCFNCSAEAHSPCSCMMWELWRKKCMDESETVNWITVNTKPCPHCHKPVEKNGGCNRVQCICGQAFCWICGCEYAWNGVQGHSCVRYKDDYHAVNTEQARTELLRYIHYHNHFKAHIDSLKAECKLKRITQEKISHLEAKKVKATCFAWLNNGLYRLSRSRRILSYSYPLGYYMFGNGLLKDEVPKHVREMKQNLFEDQQEQLELIVEQLSMSLELPFHEYSEYKFAETKIRIIDLSGIADKCCKQLYECIDNELLGELHQAIHIIAPYRPYGVERASEISSESSDENGRSVARPCQPSSSSQNFYDGSSGSTKRIKISKEEPGWV from the exons ATGGATCACAGTGAGAGCAGCGAAGATGAGTACTTTAACTGTGACAATGATTATACTTTCCATGAAGAAGTTCTCTTTTCTGAACCCCCTTCATCTCATAAG GTGATAAGAAAAGAATCTTTGCTGGCTGCACAG AGGGAAGACCTACAAAAGGTTATGGACTTGTTGTCTGTGAAAGAACACCATGCACGGACCATACTCATTCATTATCGTTGGAATGTTGAAAAGGTCCTCATGGTGTTTGTGGACAAGGGAAATGAGTTGTATGCAGAAGCAGGTATAACATTGAAGGAGCATGATGGTCAATCCTTATTTCAGATTTCATCTAAGGTGACATGCTACATTTGCATAGAGGAAGTTTCAGCCATTGAGACAACAACAATGGATTGTGGCCATTGTTATTGCAATAACT GTTGGACTGAACATTTCATTGTGAAAATAAACGAGGGCCAGAGTAGACGTGTCAGATGCATGGCAGAAAAGTGCAATGAAATTTGTGATGAAGGTAAAGTCAAAAGTTTAGTCAGTGCCAGAGATCCTGTTCTTGCTGAGAAGTTTGACTGCTTTCTCCTACAGTCATACATAGACGATAATAAGAAGGTGAAATGGTGCCCTAGCATTCCTCATTGCGGAAATGCAATACGTGTTGAGGATGATCAGTACTGTGAGGTTGAATGTGCATGTGGCCTGCAATTCTGCTTTAATTGTTCAGCTGAAGCACACTCACCTTGTTCATGTATGATGTGGGAGCTTTGGCGCAAGAAATGCATGGATGAATCAGAGACAGTAAATTGGATTACTGTCAATACAAAACCCTGCCCACATTGTCACAAACCAGTGGAGAAGAATGGTGGATGTAATCGAGTACAATGTATCTGTGGGCAAGCATTCTG TTGGATTTGTGGATGTGAATATGCATGGAATGGTGTTCAAGGTCACAGTTGTGTGCGATACAAAGATGATTACCATGCAGTAAATACTGAACAAGCAAGGACAGAACTTTTGCGCTATATTCACTATCACAATCATTTTAAAGCTCATATTGACTCTCTAAAAGCTGAATGTAAGCTGAAAAGAATAACCCAGGAGAAGATATCACATCTGGAAGCAAAGAAAGTGAAGGCCACATGTTTCGCATGGTTAAATAACGGCCTTTACAGACTCTCCAGATCAAGGAGGATTCTCTCTTATTCCTATCCTTTGGGTTATTACATGTTTGGTAATGGACTGCTGAAGGATGAAGTGCCGAAGCATGTCAGGGAAATGAAACAGAACTTGTTTGAGGACCAGCAGGAGCAGCTTGAGTTAATTGTTGAGCAACTCTCTATGTCTCTGGAGCTTCCATTTCATGAGTATTCTGAGTATAAGTTTGCGGAAACCAAAATTAGGATCATTGATTTGTCTGGGATTGCTGACAAGTGCTGCAAACAATT GTATGAGTGCATTGATAATGAATTATTAGGGGAACTGCATCAGGCAATTCATATTATAGCTCCTTATAGGCCGTACGGTGTGGAGCGTGCATCCGAGATTTCTAGCGAAAGCTCCGATGAAAACG GGAGATCTGTGGCAAGACCTTGTCAGCCGTCTTCTAGCTCTCAGAACTTTTACGACGGGAGTAGTGGTTCAACTAAGCGCATAAAAATAAGCAAAGAAGAGCCGGGATGGGTCTAG